cgtctctgcttaaaaacctccaaaggagactcTTATGGACTCCCAGTGGGAGCAGactccactactgaacggctcttaccatcaggacgtTCTTTTTATTGTTTAGGTGAGGCCTGCACACTTTGTCAGTGTGAGCAAGGAGTGGAAAAGGAGAAGCTGAGTAAAAACACGCACAACTCTCCTGCTAGGTAGGCACATGAATGCAATCCTCTCATGGCCTCCTCCAACTTTGCAATGGGGCAAGTAGTTGATTCCAATCcccaaaacactgcagagtcctGGTCACAGTGTCACAGGCCTTCTAATGTAGCTCATCTCTTCAAATCAACACTCTTGAGTtctgacttttatttatttattaaaaacatttctatcccacctttctcaacccccgaggggggactcagagtggctaacactggcaacaattcgatgcctcaatatcacaacaaccacaatataaaaccataaacaataacattaattgtaCAGTCATATATACTTTCATCCAAAGTCCATGGAGGTTTTAGGCTTGATTTATCTGCTACTTATAACTATTTACAGGTTTTCTCTTCATATACTCACAAACACAATGGGAACTTCACACAACAGGGATGGTGAATTACATACGCAGACAATTATGGCAAGGCCTCTGACCAATGGCATATAGCAAGCCGTCCTTCCTGGAAGGTCAgacccagatggtggtgctggAAGGGGGGGGCTCCTGTTCAACTCCCTGGCCGGGGGTGTCCCTCAGGGTTGAATGTTCTCCCTTAGGCTAtctaacatttacatgaaaccgccaggagagatcatccagagttttggagtttggtgtcaaatttatgccgacgacacccaactctatcactcttttcatcagtgatggactggatgaaacCTAACAAGCTGATAGTAAATCCAGACCAAatagaagtactcctggtcagttgggagacagatcagggtgtgggatgacggcctgtgttggatggagtcACACTCCCCTGAAGATACGGtttgcagtctgggggtgatcctggactcatcgctgaccctggaacccagGTATTGGGAGTGGCCACAAAAGCTTTcgccacaattaaaacttgtgcaccaatgCACGCATACCTTGAGACAtcggatttggccatggtagtacacatCTTAGTTAGaacccatctggattactgtaaggCTCTCGGGGTGtttgggtcctttgatgggaacgcagactCACACTTTGACGGGGATTACTCTACacacttgttgttgttattatgtttatctaTGTATAGCCCGCtgtatctctcctgaaggagacccAAAGAATTAACAGTATGACCACATAATTTAGAAAGATACAAATATTTGCCAAGTTCACAGTCCAACAGTCAGATGTAAGGAATGCATTCACCACAGTTCATAAAATAACAACCAAGAATGCAAGACTACAAAACGAAGTCAGAATTCCAAAGTCAAGCCAGATAGGCAGAGATGCAAACTGAAGTCCAAGTTCATAAATCAAGCCAAGTAGTCAGTCCAGACTTTGAAGTCAACGATGACTCAGGGTACAACAGAGTCCAGAACAGGATGACAGGAACAAGGCCAGAGTCCAGAATTCGATCCGAGGGGCAGCAGAGCCAAGATCCAGGCAAGATGTACAATGTTATCTGCTAAAAAGGAGCTGTTCCTTTCCAGAACCCTTTTGTCATGAGATCTCAGCTGCTGCTCATTTCAGAAAGCCTTCTCAGATCATTCCAGAAGCCTGCAATGCTTTTCTTGAGGAGGTAAAGGTCAGGTTAACCCCTTCTAAACTGGTTGCAATACAGAGAAAAATCCTCCTCTGTGGGAGACCTGAACACAAAACCAGTAAAGCCAGACCACACGATCTGCTGCACATGACAGATAGAGAGAAGGTTGGCAGCCTTCTTTTTCTGTCCATCATCCCAATTTTTGTCTACTGGGACCcttggaaacatacaagcaggtCTCCTCTAGCGGTGTGTGAGCTCTCTGATGTCTAGTGCACTTTCCCTtatgtgggtcctttgatggctGCGCATACTCgcactgtgactgaagctctttccacattcaatgcatttatgtggtttttcacctgtgtgcgtcctttgatgggaacgcagatgtccactctgaataaagttctttccacattccatgcatttatgtggcttctcccctgtgtggatcctttgatggatacgcagatttacactctcactgaagctctttccacattccatgcagtgATGcagcttctcccctgtgtgggtcctttgatgggtacgcagatgtgaactctgactgaagctctttccacattccatacagttatgtggcttctcccctgtgtggacccTTTCATGGGAGTGCAGATCTCCACTAtgactgaaactctttccacattccatgcagtaatgcggcttctctcctgtgtgggtcctttgatgggaacgcagattTCCACTCTGAaaaaagctctttccacattccatgcagtaatgcggcttctctcctgtatggatcctttgatgggaacgcagattTCCTCTCTCGCTGTAGCTCTTTccgcattccatgcatttatacggcttctctcctgtgtgggtcctttgatgggaacgcagactGTCACTCcgactgaagttctttccacattgCATGCATGTATATGTTCTCTTTCCTATGTGAGTTCGTTGATGTATAGTAAGAGAACTTCCCCCAGTGAAACATTTCACACAGTCCATACAATTATGTTGCATCTCCCCTGTGTGTGATTTTGACAAGGATTGGagattttccattcttttacaTTTATGATTCAAATATTATGCCAGAAGGTCACAGAAATGTTCTCCTGATTTCCTCTTCTCAGTCCTTGTAATGCTCTAGtccatttgaataaataaattaccaaGCCCCACTTTTTACAGCAcaatcctccctttcctccttgaaTGCACAGCTATGGAGCttgaaatataatttctccaaGTTATTTATTGTGAGTGCTGTACGATTTCATTCCTGACCTAAGACAAAGGGAAGTGTTCTTCTCAAGGTTCATTCAGAGGTTACCTGCCagagaaatga
This genomic interval from Anolis sagrei isolate rAnoSag1 chromosome 2, rAnoSag1.mat, whole genome shotgun sequence contains the following:
- the LOC137094744 gene encoding zinc finger protein 79-like, which gives rise to MENLQSLSKSHTGEMQHNCMDCVKCFTGGSSLTIHQRTHIGKRTYTCMQCGKNFSRSDSLRSHQRTHTGEKPYKCMECGKSYSERGNLRSHQRIHTGEKPHYCMECGKSFFQSGNLRSHQRTHTGEKPHYCMECGKSFSHSGDLHSHERVHTGEKPHNCMECGKSFSQSSHLRTHQRTHTGEKLHHCMECGKSFSESVNLRIHQRIHTGEKPHKCMECGKNFIQSGHLRSHQRTHTGEKPHKCIECGKSFSHSASMRSHQRTHIRESALDIRELTHR